The following coding sequences lie in one Longimicrobium sp. genomic window:
- a CDS encoding replicative DNA helicase, protein MTGGVHYSAEAELSVLGAMLIDVDAVKIAGEQLEEWMFYRPGNRKAFAAMLAIDARGDVVDALTLATELRNRGALEEAGGMQFIASIMDAVPTSVGLEQHAKIVVDHAALRKLAGACSAAVDLIASAAGRSPEEVHGDVERLIADAEVRTEAAALVPVRVLLGPMLDEMETWGTPAEVKGVRTGLADVDARTGGFMPGELVVVAARPSMGKSAMAVCNIAAHATLTENRTVALFSPETKRRGVVSRILASESRVNLKEAKARGGALDDEMARIGTAFGYVHSMPLHVDDTSGITAATLARRLHRLRRESPEGQAPEVVIVDYLQKMRDPAAKGDTRREVANNIQALKDIGMEFNVVMIALSQLSRQVEQRPDKRPMMSDLREAGEIEQEADTIMFLYRPEYYFGDTDKEGNSLVGLAEVIIGKARDGWTGPVPVAFEKEFTKFADLSRRQDYR, encoded by the coding sequence ATGACGGGGGGCGTGCACTACTCGGCGGAGGCAGAGCTGTCCGTGCTGGGCGCAATGCTCATTGACGTTGACGCCGTGAAAATCGCCGGCGAGCAGCTGGAGGAGTGGATGTTCTACCGCCCGGGGAATCGGAAGGCGTTCGCCGCGATGCTCGCGATCGACGCGCGCGGCGACGTGGTGGACGCCCTCACTCTCGCGACTGAGCTGCGGAATCGTGGCGCCCTGGAAGAAGCCGGCGGCATGCAGTTCATCGCGTCGATAATGGATGCGGTGCCGACGTCGGTGGGGTTGGAGCAGCACGCCAAGATCGTCGTGGACCACGCCGCATTGAGGAAGCTGGCGGGCGCATGCTCGGCCGCTGTGGATCTGATCGCCTCAGCTGCGGGCCGGTCCCCGGAAGAGGTGCACGGCGACGTCGAACGGCTGATCGCCGACGCGGAGGTGAGAACCGAAGCCGCGGCGCTGGTGCCCGTGCGGGTGCTGCTGGGGCCGATGCTGGACGAGATGGAGACGTGGGGCACGCCGGCCGAGGTGAAGGGCGTACGGACCGGGCTGGCCGACGTGGACGCGCGCACGGGCGGGTTCATGCCCGGCGAGCTGGTTGTTGTCGCGGCCCGCCCGAGCATGGGCAAGTCGGCAATGGCCGTCTGTAACATCGCCGCACATGCCACGCTGACTGAAAATCGCACGGTCGCGCTGTTCAGCCCGGAAACGAAGCGCCGCGGCGTGGTCTCGCGCATCCTCGCGTCGGAGTCGCGCGTCAACCTCAAAGAAGCCAAGGCCCGCGGGGGTGCGCTCGATGACGAGATGGCCCGGATCGGGACGGCGTTCGGGTACGTGCACAGCATGCCCCTGCACGTGGACGACACGAGCGGGATCACCGCGGCGACGCTCGCCCGGCGGCTCCACCGACTGCGCCGCGAGTCCCCGGAAGGCCAGGCGCCTGAAGTCGTGATCGTGGACTACCTGCAGAAGATGCGGGACCCGGCTGCGAAGGGCGATACGCGGCGCGAGGTGGCGAATAACATTCAGGCCCTGAAGGACATTGGCATGGAGTTCAACGTCGTCATGATCGCACTCTCGCAGCTGTCCCGGCAGGTGGAGCAGCGACCGGACAAGCGCCCGATGATGAGCGACCTACGCGAGGCTGGGGAGATCGAGCAGGAAGCGGACACGATCATGTTCCTGTACCGCCCCGAGTACTACTTCGGCGACACCGACAAGGAGGGGAACAGCCTCGTCGGCCTGGCTGAAGTCATCATCGGGAAGGCGCGCGACGGGTGGACGGGGCCGGTGCCCGTCGCCTTCGAGAAGGAGTTCACGAAGTTCGCCGACCTCTCACGCCGGCAGGACTACCGATGA